The Rhodothermales bacterium genome includes a window with the following:
- a CDS encoding M20/M25/M40 family metallo-hydrolase — MTHSYFSLALLAIGLLAGCAGEPSAPATEDTPAVASESAVEEIRVLQALPALQSAFASVVAMEPRTMQDLIYLTEIPAPPFGEGPRGEAFAALMAEAGPDSLWTDAEGNVIARVDGVTGDRTVAFGAHLDTVFPAGTDVTVRMRGDTLYAPGVGDDTRGLVVLLAMLRAIRSDDLRFEDDLLLIGTVGEEGLGDLRGMRYLFGPEGPGIDAFIAVDGGPVGNIVNEALGSNRYRVTVSGPGGHSWGAFGAGNPAHALGTMIHLFSEKAEPYTANGPRTSYSVGRIEGGTSVNAIPDAAWMEVDMRSVNPDRLAGIDGLLKEAVAEGLAYHNRLKRSGPELTASVESIGQRPSGATPADAPLVQRSLASARALGGDASLSMSSTDANIPISLGIPAVTIGRGGDSGNAHALDEWWLNKDGHLGIHWALLLAAAEARIVSTGD, encoded by the coding sequence ATGACACATTCCTATTTCAGCCTGGCATTGCTGGCGATCGGTCTCCTGGCCGGCTGTGCCGGTGAACCCTCGGCGCCGGCCACTGAAGACACGCCGGCCGTCGCGTCAGAATCCGCCGTAGAGGAAATTCGAGTGTTACAGGCGCTGCCGGCCCTCCAATCCGCCTTTGCGTCGGTGGTGGCGATGGAGCCTCGCACGATGCAGGATCTGATCTATCTCACCGAAATCCCGGCCCCGCCTTTCGGCGAAGGGCCCCGGGGTGAGGCGTTTGCGGCGCTGATGGCCGAGGCCGGTCCGGACTCGCTCTGGACCGATGCCGAGGGCAACGTCATAGCCCGGGTGGACGGAGTCACCGGGGACCGCACCGTGGCATTCGGGGCGCATCTGGACACCGTGTTTCCCGCCGGCACGGACGTTACCGTCCGTATGCGCGGCGACACCCTCTATGCTCCGGGCGTCGGGGACGACACACGCGGATTGGTGGTGCTGCTGGCCATGCTGCGGGCGATCCGGAGCGATGACCTGCGTTTCGAGGATGACCTTTTGCTGATCGGGACCGTAGGCGAAGAAGGATTGGGCGATCTGCGGGGGATGCGCTACCTGTTCGGGCCCGAAGGGCCTGGCATCGATGCCTTTATCGCGGTCGATGGTGGTCCGGTGGGAAATATCGTCAACGAGGCGCTGGGGTCGAACCGGTACCGGGTGACGGTTTCGGGTCCGGGTGGGCATTCCTGGGGCGCTTTCGGCGCCGGCAATCCGGCTCATGCCCTTGGGACGATGATCCATCTCTTCTCGGAAAAGGCCGAGCCGTACACGGCGAACGGGCCACGGACGTCCTACAGCGTGGGCCGCATCGAAGGTGGCACGTCCGTGAACGCAATCCCCGATGCCGCATGGATGGAAGTGGACATGCGTTCGGTAAACCCGGACCGCCTGGCTGGAATCGATGGGCTACTCAAAGAGGCGGTGGCGGAGGGCCTGGCCTACCACAATCGGCTAAAACGCTCAGGACCTGAGCTGACGGCGTCCGTCGAATCGATCGGCCAGCGCCCCTCGGGCGCCACGCCGGCCGACGCGCCGCTCGTCCAGCGCAGTCTCGCCAGCGCCCGCGCCCTGGGCGGCGACGCCAGCCTCTCGATGTCCTCCACCGACGCCAACATCCCCATCTCGCTAGGCATCCCGGCGGTGACGATCGGCCGGGGGGGCGATAGTGGCAACGCGCACGCGCTCGACGAATGGTGGCTCAACAAAGACGGCCACCTGGGCATCCACTGGGCGCTACTGCTGGCGGCCGCGGAAGCGCGGATCGTGTCGACGGGCGACTGA
- a CDS encoding amino acid permease, translating to MPEPPTRRGLGLWMCTALVLGNMIGSGVFLLPASLAPFGGISILGWLVSAGGALCLALVFARLGMRLPRLGGPYAYAREGFGDFGGFWVAWSYWISMWTTNAALAVAFASYSTVFWPGLSTSPILGAAAALIPLWLLTAVNVAGVREAGGVQLVTTVLKVLPLAAVALFGFFTFEPGHFVPFNPTGDSPMLALSSTVTLTLWAFLGLESGTVPASDIHDPKRTIPRATMLGTSLAAAIYIICTVAVMGIIAPAELATSTAPFADAAGRIWGDWGRWLMGAGAAISAFGALNGWVLLSGQLPRAAALDGLLPARFAGLTGRGSPAFGLIVSSVISSALIGMNYTRGLVEAFTFLILLATLATLMPYVFSSMTELWISLREGKALSRGRLASQLSVSIVAFLYSLWAIAGSGQETVFWGFLLLIAGLPVYAVMRRGFSAGEASTGSLD from the coding sequence ATGCCTGAACCCCCTACACGCCGCGGCCTGGGATTGTGGATGTGCACCGCCCTCGTTCTGGGCAACATGATCGGCTCGGGGGTCTTCCTCCTGCCGGCTTCGCTGGCCCCGTTTGGTGGAATCAGCATCCTCGGGTGGCTTGTCAGCGCCGGCGGGGCCTTGTGCCTCGCGCTCGTCTTTGCCCGGCTGGGCATGCGCTTGCCCCGGCTCGGGGGGCCGTACGCGTATGCGCGGGAAGGTTTTGGGGATTTCGGGGGGTTCTGGGTCGCGTGGTCGTACTGGATCTCGATGTGGACGACCAATGCCGCGCTCGCCGTGGCCTTCGCGAGTTACAGCACGGTGTTCTGGCCCGGCCTTAGCACCTCGCCCATCCTGGGCGCCGCCGCCGCCCTCATCCCGCTCTGGCTCCTGACGGCCGTCAACGTCGCCGGCGTGCGCGAGGCCGGCGGCGTGCAACTGGTGACGACCGTGCTAAAGGTATTACCCCTCGCGGCTGTAGCGCTGTTTGGTTTTTTTACGTTCGAACCCGGTCATTTCGTCCCATTTAACCCGACGGGCGACTCGCCGATGCTCGCCCTCAGCAGTACGGTGACCCTCACCTTGTGGGCCTTCCTCGGCCTCGAATCCGGCACGGTCCCGGCAAGCGACATCCACGATCCTAAACGCACCATCCCACGCGCCACGATGCTCGGCACGAGCCTCGCCGCCGCCATTTACATCATCTGCACCGTCGCCGTCATGGGCATCATCGCCCCTGCCGAACTGGCGACCTCCACCGCGCCGTTCGCGGATGCGGCCGGGAGAATCTGGGGGGATTGGGGCCGGTGGTTGATGGGCGCCGGCGCTGCGATCTCGGCGTTCGGTGCGCTCAACGGGTGGGTGCTCTTGTCCGGCCAGCTTCCGCGCGCAGCCGCGCTCGACGGCTTGCTGCCCGCGCGGTTTGCCGGGCTGACCGGCCGCGGGTCGCCGGCGTTTGGCCTCATCGTTTCCAGCGTCATCTCCAGCGCGCTCATTGGAATGAACTACACGCGGGGTCTCGTCGAGGCGTTCACCTTCCTCATCCTGCTCGCGACCCTCGCCACCCTGATGCCCTATGTGTTTTCGAGCATGACCGAACTTTGGATTTCACTCCGAGAAGGGAAGGCGCTGTCGCGAGGCCGGCTCGCCAGCCAACTATCTGTAAGCATCGTGGCCTTCCTCTACTCGCTCTGGGCCATTGCCGGCTCCGGCCAGGAGACCGTCTTCTGGGGCTTTTTGCTGTTGATCGCCGGATTGCCGGTGTATGCGGTGATGCGGCGCGGATTCAGCGCCGGCGAGGCATCAACCGGCAGCCTGGATTGA